One Eurosta solidaginis isolate ZX-2024a chromosome 5, ASM4086904v1, whole genome shotgun sequence DNA segment encodes these proteins:
- the Su(z)12 gene encoding polycomb protein Su(z)12 isoform X1, giving the protein MAPGKKRDKDAAASAAQAAASSNSANGSNISNANGGGVSAPTAAVVPNAVTANTANAGGVVDTAKLNGHQQEQELFLQAFEKPTQIYRFLRNRHGTSPIFLNRTLSYMKDRMSRNNKKRSTFKVNSILQQITQKSENISNKYLNIIYNGLFDKSSCGDQWWNAGDVVCVEATLYKITKNKRKDSTADFQEIMSYSSNVVYNPLDCIDRFSTISIPVQSMRPLGDQHTIYKLLFRIKILPKYDAQTNDENNENCDTPCKRGKLNTKIYGCELIVFEKSICFIPEGDYEAALQELSSMSIKSFSPKKRTWETLPDNYIPLSMKFDVFNQFPTLKFRLTWSTNEMANSIDAKDLHLYGDFAGLTNNTNHYPQSLTNGVDDMKLNGNTYQNIDMNAHVNHNNNWVKGNSAGKIGTIPAPVKTEKIQIVYNFLYSNNTRQQTEYTQEVICPWCGLDCLRLYALLKHLKLCHARFNFTYQPAGNGARIDVTINDSYDGSYAGSPYDLAGPSGSSFARTCGPVRRTSVTNLLVCRPRRQKTCLDEFLVLDEDDLSNQRPYITGHNRLYHHTETCLPVHPKELDIDSEGESDPLWLRQKTIQMIDEFSDVNEGEKELMKLWNLHVMKHGYVGDCQLPLACEMFLDTNGHEIIRKNLYRNFILHICSLFDYGLLEPENVYKTAQKLQGILSKYPEGQELMSKQREAQLKYWLDIGIHKQDEQKLKSPQKQPTTASGNANDVLTKIGSDHVGGKQILTSVKNTDSKSMLPPSKRSATAVKRASMHPQNCLNGNVGTTDKLMNSSAGSGSKGVAKKTASQSDDDDKDSLPSAHIVNTNVVSDKRERRSDSGISRRSSIATTSLATTSVTERDTPTKHERKEALVNERPQRGSTNATNTSAISESRFQASKRRLSIKAATVEDVDGKGVGVGGGDPECGSVGPVINNEVLSKTTSGNNDKVIANVSSLILQHFKDNNNFSKLDSTCNIDNDELSAVAKYLNVGTNNEADINLINEIDAAFDDELLRNDVTTTTTLTSDATMASSIVAENTLLDNITDNAVNS; this is encoded by the exons AACCCACACAAATATATCGTTTTTTACGCAATCGTCACGGTACAAGT CCCATCTTTTTGAATCGTACTTTAAGTTATATGAAAGATCGCATGTCGCGTAATAATAAAAAGCGTTCAACATTCAAAGTGAATTCCATTTTGCAACAAATTACACAAAAATCAGAAAACATAtcaaataaatatttgaatataatTTATAATGGTTTATTCGATAAAAGTAGCTGCGGCGATCAATGGTGGAATGCAGGCGATGTAGTATGTGTCGAAGCGACAttatacaaaattacaaaaaataagcgTAAGGATAGTACAGCTGACTTCCAAGAAATTATG AGTTACAGTTCAAATGTTGTATATAATCCACTGGATTGCATTGATCGTTTTTCTACTATTAGCATTCCTGTACAGTCTATGCGACCTTTGGGAGACCAGCATACAATCTATAAGCTTCTGTTTCGTATTAAAATCCTGCCAAAGTATGATGCTCAAACGAATGATGAGAATAATGAGAATTGTG ACACTCCATGCAAACGCggtaaattaaatacaaaaatatacGGTTGCGAATTGATTGTATTTGAAAAAAGTATATGCTTCATACCGGAAGGAGATTATGAAGCGGCATTACAAGAGCTTAGCTCAATGAGCATAAAATCGTTTTCTCCAAAGAAGCGAACTTGGGAGACATTACCGGATAACTACATTCCTCTCTCAATGAAATTTGATGTATTTAATCAATTTCCAACACTAAAATTTCGTTTAACTTGGTCGACTAATGAAATGGCTAACAGTATTGATGCAAAAGATTTACACTTATATGGCGACTTTGCTGGTTTAACAAACAATACCAATCATTATCCACAAAGCCTAACAAATGGTGTTGATGACATGAAATTAAATGGAAACACTTATCAAAATATCGATATGAATGCACACGTTAATCACAATAATAATTGGGTCAAAGGGAATAGTGCCGGTAAAATTGGAACTATTCCAGCTCCTGTCAAAacggaaaaaatacaaattgtatacaattttttatatagtaACAATACGCGTCAGCAAACTGAATATACGCAAGAGGTTATATGTCCTTGGTGTGGTTTGGATTGTTTGCGTTTATACGCATTGCTTAAACACTTGAAATTGTGTCATGCACGTTTCAATTTTACCTATCAACCGGCAGGAAATGGTGCACGTATTGATGTCACAATTAATGATTCATATGATGGTTCGTATGCGGGCTCACCATATGATTTGGCTGGGCCATCAGGCAGTTCCTTTGCTCGTACTTGTGGTCCAGTACGACGCACGTCGGTAACAAATTTGTTGGTGTGCCGTCCGCGTAGACAGAAAACATGTCTAGATGAATTTTTGGTATTAGATGAGGATGATTTAAGTAATCAACGACCCTATATTACAGGTCACAATAG aCTATACCATCATACAGAGACGTGTTTGCCTGTACATCCGAAAGAACTTGATATTGATTCAGAAGGTGAAAGCGATCCTCTTTGGTTACGTCAGAAAACTATACAAATGATTGATGAGTTTTCTGATGTAAATGAGGGAGAAAAAGAATTGATGAAATTATGGAATTTACACGTAATGAAACATGGTTATGTGGGCGATTGTCAATTGCCATTGGCTTGTGAAATGTTTCTGGATACGAATGGTCATGAAATTATACGAAAAAATCTTTATCGTAATTTTATTTTACACATATGTTCACTATTCGATTATGGTTTACTTGAACCAGAAAACGTTTACAAAACTGCACAAAAACTCCAAGGCATTTTGAGTAAATATCCGGAGGGACAAGAGTTAATGTCCAAACAACGCGAAGCACAATTAAAGTATTGGCTTGATATTGGCATACATAAGCAAgatgaacaaaaattaaaatcgcCACAAAAACAACCAACCACTGCAAGCGGCAACGCAAACGATGTATTAACAAAAATTGGCAGTGACCATGTTGGTGGTAAACAAATACTTACTAGCGTTAAGAATACAGATTCTAAATCAATGCTACCACCATCAAAACGTTCTGCTACAGCGGTTAAGCGTGCTAGCATGCATCCTCAAAATTGTCTTAATGGTAACGTTGGTACAACAGATAAATTAATGAACAGCAGCGCTGGTAGTGGTAGTAAAGGTGTTGCTAAAAAGACTGCATCACAATCCGATGATGATGACAAAGACTCATTGCCATCAGCTCATATAGTTAATACTAATGTGGTTAGCGATAAACGGGAGCGTCGCAGTGATAGTGGTATTAGTAGGAGAAGTAGCATTGCTACGACGTCTTTAGCTACTACGTCTGTGACGGAACGCGATACTCCGACAAAACATGAACGCAAAGAGGCTCTAGTAAACGAACGTCCACAACGAGGTTCCACTAATGCAACAAATACAAGCGCTATCTCAGAATCGCGTTTCCAGGCGTCCAAAAGGAGATTATCCATAAAAG CTGCTACTGTTGAAGATGTGGATGGAAAGGGCGTTGGCGTTGGCGGCGGTGATCCTGAATGTGGAAGTGTTGGTCCAGTTATAAATAATGAAGTGTTGAGTAAAACCACTAGCggtaacaatgataaagttatTGCTAACGTTAGCAGTCTAATTTTACAACATTTTAAAGATAATAATAATTTTAGTAAATTAGATAGCACATGCAACATTGATAATGATGAGCTTTCTGCCGttgcaaaatatttaaatgtagGTACAAATAATGAAGCTGATATTAATCTTATTAATGAAATTGATGCTGCTTTTGATGATGAACTATTACGTAATGATGTGACAACAACGACAACTTTAACCTCAGATGCTACAATGGCTTCAAGTATTGTAGCAGAAAATACTCTATTAGATAATATAACAGATAATGCAGTAAATAGTTAA
- the Su(z)12 gene encoding polycomb protein Su(z)12 isoform X4, with protein sequence MAPGKKRDKDAAASAAQAAASSNSANGSNISNANGGGVSAPTAAVVPNAVTANTANAGGVVDTAKLNGHQQEQELFLQAFEKPTQIYRFLRNRHGTSPIFLNRTLSYMKDRMSRNNKKRSTFKVNSILQQITQKSENISNKYLNIIYNGLFDKSSCGDQWWNAGDVVCVEATLYKITKNKRKDSTADFQEIMSYSSNVVYNPLDCIDRFSTISIPVQSMRPLGDQHTIYKLLFRIKILPKYDAQTNDENNENCDTPCKRGKLNTKIYGCELIVFEKSICFIPEGDYEAALQELSSMSIKSFSPKKRTWETLPDNYIPLSMKFDVFNQFPTLKFRLTWSTNEMANSIDAKDLHLYGDFAGLTNNTNHYPQSLTNGVDDMKLNGNTYQNIDMNAHVNHNNNWVKGNSAGKIGTIPAPVKTEKIQIVYNFLYSNNTRQQTEYTQEVICPWCGLDCLRLYALLKHLKLCHARFNFTYQPAGNGARIDVTINDSYDGSYAGSPYDLAGPSGSSFARTCGPVRRTSVTNLLVCRPRRQKTCLDEFLVLDEDDLSNQRPYITGHNRLYHHTETCLPVHPKELDIDSEGESDPLWLRQKTIQMIDEFSDVNEGEKELMKLWNLHVMKHGYVGDCQLPLACEMFLDTNGHEIIRKNLYRNFILHICSLFDYGLLEPENVYKTAQKLQGILSKYPEGQELMSKQREAQLKYWLDIGIHKQDEQKLKSPQKQPTTASGNANDVLTKIGSDHVGGKQILTSVKNTDSKSMLPPSKRSATAVKRASMHPQNCLNGNVGTTDKLMNSSAGSGSKGVAKKTASQSDDDDKDSLPSAHIVNTNVVSDKRERRSDSGISRRSSIATTSLATTSVTERDTPTKHERKEALVNERPQRGSTNATNTSAISESRFQASKRRLSIKALLA encoded by the exons AACCCACACAAATATATCGTTTTTTACGCAATCGTCACGGTACAAGT CCCATCTTTTTGAATCGTACTTTAAGTTATATGAAAGATCGCATGTCGCGTAATAATAAAAAGCGTTCAACATTCAAAGTGAATTCCATTTTGCAACAAATTACACAAAAATCAGAAAACATAtcaaataaatatttgaatataatTTATAATGGTTTATTCGATAAAAGTAGCTGCGGCGATCAATGGTGGAATGCAGGCGATGTAGTATGTGTCGAAGCGACAttatacaaaattacaaaaaataagcgTAAGGATAGTACAGCTGACTTCCAAGAAATTATG AGTTACAGTTCAAATGTTGTATATAATCCACTGGATTGCATTGATCGTTTTTCTACTATTAGCATTCCTGTACAGTCTATGCGACCTTTGGGAGACCAGCATACAATCTATAAGCTTCTGTTTCGTATTAAAATCCTGCCAAAGTATGATGCTCAAACGAATGATGAGAATAATGAGAATTGTG ACACTCCATGCAAACGCggtaaattaaatacaaaaatatacGGTTGCGAATTGATTGTATTTGAAAAAAGTATATGCTTCATACCGGAAGGAGATTATGAAGCGGCATTACAAGAGCTTAGCTCAATGAGCATAAAATCGTTTTCTCCAAAGAAGCGAACTTGGGAGACATTACCGGATAACTACATTCCTCTCTCAATGAAATTTGATGTATTTAATCAATTTCCAACACTAAAATTTCGTTTAACTTGGTCGACTAATGAAATGGCTAACAGTATTGATGCAAAAGATTTACACTTATATGGCGACTTTGCTGGTTTAACAAACAATACCAATCATTATCCACAAAGCCTAACAAATGGTGTTGATGACATGAAATTAAATGGAAACACTTATCAAAATATCGATATGAATGCACACGTTAATCACAATAATAATTGGGTCAAAGGGAATAGTGCCGGTAAAATTGGAACTATTCCAGCTCCTGTCAAAacggaaaaaatacaaattgtatacaattttttatatagtaACAATACGCGTCAGCAAACTGAATATACGCAAGAGGTTATATGTCCTTGGTGTGGTTTGGATTGTTTGCGTTTATACGCATTGCTTAAACACTTGAAATTGTGTCATGCACGTTTCAATTTTACCTATCAACCGGCAGGAAATGGTGCACGTATTGATGTCACAATTAATGATTCATATGATGGTTCGTATGCGGGCTCACCATATGATTTGGCTGGGCCATCAGGCAGTTCCTTTGCTCGTACTTGTGGTCCAGTACGACGCACGTCGGTAACAAATTTGTTGGTGTGCCGTCCGCGTAGACAGAAAACATGTCTAGATGAATTTTTGGTATTAGATGAGGATGATTTAAGTAATCAACGACCCTATATTACAGGTCACAATAG aCTATACCATCATACAGAGACGTGTTTGCCTGTACATCCGAAAGAACTTGATATTGATTCAGAAGGTGAAAGCGATCCTCTTTGGTTACGTCAGAAAACTATACAAATGATTGATGAGTTTTCTGATGTAAATGAGGGAGAAAAAGAATTGATGAAATTATGGAATTTACACGTAATGAAACATGGTTATGTGGGCGATTGTCAATTGCCATTGGCTTGTGAAATGTTTCTGGATACGAATGGTCATGAAATTATACGAAAAAATCTTTATCGTAATTTTATTTTACACATATGTTCACTATTCGATTATGGTTTACTTGAACCAGAAAACGTTTACAAAACTGCACAAAAACTCCAAGGCATTTTGAGTAAATATCCGGAGGGACAAGAGTTAATGTCCAAACAACGCGAAGCACAATTAAAGTATTGGCTTGATATTGGCATACATAAGCAAgatgaacaaaaattaaaatcgcCACAAAAACAACCAACCACTGCAAGCGGCAACGCAAACGATGTATTAACAAAAATTGGCAGTGACCATGTTGGTGGTAAACAAATACTTACTAGCGTTAAGAATACAGATTCTAAATCAATGCTACCACCATCAAAACGTTCTGCTACAGCGGTTAAGCGTGCTAGCATGCATCCTCAAAATTGTCTTAATGGTAACGTTGGTACAACAGATAAATTAATGAACAGCAGCGCTGGTAGTGGTAGTAAAGGTGTTGCTAAAAAGACTGCATCACAATCCGATGATGATGACAAAGACTCATTGCCATCAGCTCATATAGTTAATACTAATGTGGTTAGCGATAAACGGGAGCGTCGCAGTGATAGTGGTATTAGTAGGAGAAGTAGCATTGCTACGACGTCTTTAGCTACTACGTCTGTGACGGAACGCGATACTCCGACAAAACATGAACGCAAAGAGGCTCTAGTAAACGAACGTCCACAACGAGGTTCCACTAATGCAACAAATACAAGCGCTATCTCAGAATCGCGTTTCCAGGCGTCCAAAAGGAGATTATCCATAAAAG CGCTGCTggcttaa